The following DNA comes from Buttiauxella agrestis.
GTTCGGTGCCATCCATATTCAGCGGCAGGCCAACAATGACTTCATCCGGCTGCCACTCTTTAAGGATTTTTTCGATTACGTTCCAGTCCGGCGTGCCGTCCTGGGCTTTGATGGCTGTGAGTGGGCGTGCGGTGCGGGTAATACGCTGGCCCACCGCAACACCGATGCTTTTAGTCCCGAAATCAAAGGCTAATAAAGTTCCGCTACTCATTAAGCATGTCCTGCTTCACTTGGCATATTGTGAATATCAATGCCGATTAATTTAGCCGCTTCGCGCCAACGCTCCGAAATTGGCGTATGGAACAAAATGGATGCGTCTGCGGGGGCTGTCAGCCAGTCGTTATCCAGGATTTCTTGTTCGAGTTGCCCTTTTTCCCATGATGAGTAACCGAGCGCGACAATGACATCTGCGGGTTGCTGCGCTGTACCGATGGTTTCGAGTACATCGCGAGAAGTGGTGATCACGGTTTCATCAGAGATACGGATACTGGAAGCAAAACAGTCTGGCGGCGAATGTAAAATGAAACCACGGTCTTCCGCCAAAGGGCCGCCAATAAAAACGGGCTTATCAAGGCGAATGGCTGGGTCTCGCGGTTCTGGTGCGATTTTCAGCTTTTCCAGAACGCCATCAACCTGGAGGTTTTCGAGGGGTTTATTAATGATTATTCCCATCGCGCCGTCTTCGTTGTATTCGCAAATATAAACGACAGCACGCTTAAACAATGGGTCCTGGAGCGCCGGCATGGCAATTAGAAAGTGATGCTGTAAATTCATTGTCAGAGGTTCTGGTTCCGGTTGAAAAAGCGAGCAGTCAGTTTATCACTACTGAGCGGGCTAAGCCCGCTCACAGGACTATTTTGCCAGACGTGTCTCGATTGCATCGAACAACATGCCAGTAATAGAAACCGGGAATTCGGCTTCGATTTCACGAATGCACGTTGGGCTGGTGACGTTAATCTCAGTCAGGCGATCGCCAATGATATCAAGGCCAACGAAAATCAGCCCTTTAGCTTTTAGCGTTGGCCCCACGCGGCGGGCAATTTCCCAGTCGCTTTCGGTTAACGGACGCGGTTCGCCGCGACCTCCGGCGGCAAGATTACCGCGTGTTTCGCCACCTTGTGGGATACGCGCCAGGCAATACGGAACCGGTTCGCCATCCACCACCAGAACGCGCTTGTCACCATCGACAATCGCAGGCAGATAGTTCTGCGCCATGCAGTAGCGGTTGCCCAGTTCAGTCAGCGTTTCCGCGATAACGCCAATGTTAGGGTCGCCTTCTTTAACACGGAAAATTGAAGCGCCACCCATGCCATCTAACGGCTTGAGGATGATATCGCCGTGCTTTTGCCAGAACGCTTTAAGCTGTGCTTTGTTGCGCGTGACCAACGTTTCCGGAGTTAAATCTGCAAACCAGGCAGTGAACAGTTTTTCGTTACAATCGCGCAGGCTCTGCGGCTTATTAACGATCAACGTGCCTTGTTCTTCGGCGCGTTCAAGAATATAGGTCGCGTAAATAAATTCGGTATCAAATGGAGGATCTTTACGCATCAACACGACGTCGAGATCGGCAAGCTGGATGTCTTGCTCGCTGCCAAATTCGTACCATTTGTCGTAGTTCTGCTCGACCGTGACCAGGCGGGTGCGTGCGTGTGCTTCACCGTTGATCAAATACAGATCGGCCATTTCCATGTAATGCAGTTCGTAACCACGGCGCTGGGCTTCCAGCAACATGGCAAAACTTGAGTCTTTCTTGATGTTAATGTTTGCGATGGGGTCCATCACGATGCCGAGCTTAATCATTGTTTTTCTCCGTTTTAGCCCAGATCGCCAAAGCGCACTTGCAGCGCGGTAATGGCGGTGAGCGCGGTAGTCTCAGTACGCAGAACGCGAGGTCCCAACAGAATATCAGTAAACTGATGACGTGCGGTCATGGCAATTTCATCAGCCGTTAAACCGCCTTCCGGGCCAATCAACAGGCGCACGCGCTCTACAGGTTGTGGCAACGTGTTGATGCTGGCGCTGGCTCGAGGATGCAGATTCAGCTTCAGGCTGTCATCTTCTTCTGTACACCACTTTTCCAAATCCATAGCCGGGCGAACTTCTGGCACGCTATTACGGCCACATTGTTCGCAGGCCGCAATGGCAATTTTCTGCCATTGTCCGAGCTTCTTATTCAGGCGCTCGGCATCCAGTTTTACGCCACAGCGTTCAGAAAACAAAGGTGTAATCACATTCACACCGAGTTCCACCGCTTTCTGAATGGTGAACTCCATCTTCTCGCCGCGCGACATCACCTGGCCAAGATGTAAGTGCAGAGGGGATTCACGGTTATCAAGGCTTGCGCTCAGGACTTTCACCCGCACACTTTTTTTATCTGCCTGCACGATTTCAGCTTCAAAAACCTGATTACTGCCATCGAATAATTGCAACGCGTGACCAGCACTCATGCGCAGGACGCGGCCTACGTGGTTGGCAGCATCTTCGCAAAGTGCTACGTCCTGGCCGACGGAGAGGAGTTCAGGGTGATGAATGCGGGGTATACGCATGGTTTTTAATATCCAAAAGCGGGAACAGTGATAACAATTCCCGCTAGTGTAGGTTAGCTGTTTTGTGCCTGGCAAGCCCGCAGCACATAAGGGTTATGATTACCCTGAACTTTGGCAATGCGGTCATCGCGTTCACATTCCCAGGCTGTCACCGGATATTGCTTATTCCAGGCTTCAAATAACTGGGTTTGCTGGCGGGAAAGATTCAGCTGATATTGGTCGCGCATATAGAAGTAAGTGCGGGCGATGGCACCACGGGCGCGGGCGGGTGGTTCGGCGACTTTATCTTTGAAATCGACTTTCATGGCACATTGCCCGTACTGACCTTCACCGCCATTCCACTGGCTGTACATGAAGTTGTTACGGTCGGCATTCACTTCCCCAACGGCCGGTTGCAGGTTGTGCATGTCGCTTTCCATTTTGCGATATTCAGGATCTTTGGCGCAGTTTTTACGTCCGCCATCTTGCCAGCACTGACGCTGGTGGCCGAATTGCCAGGCAGGGACAACATGTTCCCATTCGATGCGTGTCGCACGGTTTTCGTTTTTACGGACTTTGTAACCGCAGGACTCAAGGTCAGGAACCCCTTTTTTGCCTTCCCAGCTAATTTTGCATCCGCAGTAGAAATCGCCAGGCACATCGGCGTTAACTTTGACGCCTGCGGCTTTGGCTTGAGAGAAATTATTGATACCAGCGCTGAAAGCGGAAAAGGTACAGAAGGCTGCAACAACAGCAACAGCCAAAGAAATTTTGCGAGACATTTCCAGAATCCTTACTAAAACGTGCTCGCAACGTACCTGATGATTTATCCAGTTTCAATAAGCTAAATCAGGAAATTATTAGGCTAATACTTTTAATTACAGGAAGTTGTAGCGTCGGCTTTTAACAGATCACCGCATTGAACGCAGCGGTATTCAGCCTCGCCTCGCACCACTCGATTATGGCGACGGACGGTGAGTTGATGGAGCTGGCAGCGGCAGCGATAGGGGAAGGTGTTTTTGCGTACGGACTCCACTTCAAACTTATGTGTCCGGCGGGCAGGCACACCCAGCACCGTTTCCATCATCCACTTCCACTCTTTACCGTGTGGAGCGACGCGACCAAAGTGCTTCCAGACCAATAAATGCGCCAGTTCGTGCGGGACAACTTCATCGATGAAGGTCTGCTGGTTTTCCATCAGTAATACGGGATTAAGGCGGATTTCGTAGCTGTCCATCCACGCCGTACCCGCAGCCGTGCCGCGCTGCTGATAAACCAGTTTCGGTTCCGGATAGTTGCGGCCTAAATGCAGATTTGCCTGCTGGAGCTTTTCCCGCAGGCAGCGCATAACGGCCTGTTGGATGGCGATTGGGAGTCTCGGGGATTTCATAACCGGCAAGAATAGTGCGAGGAAGGGCAGGGTGCAAGCCCCTCTCCATGCAGGAAAGGGGCGGGGTAAGCTTAGTTTTGAGCACCAATCTCACGTAAGCGACGACCTTTCATCAGGTTACGCTCGATGTGTTCCAGGGAAACGTGTTTGGTTTCTGGAATCAGCCACAGTGTGAGAACGATGAAGAACAGATTGAGTGCGGCGTAGACCCAGAAGGTATTCGCGTTGCCCAACGTGTTCAGCATGGTCAGGAAGGTTGCACCCACAATCATGTTGGCAATCCAGTTGGTTGCGGTGGAGCAAGTGATACCAAAATCGCGGCCTTTGAGCGGCTGGATTTCAGAGCACAGCACCCAAATCAGCGGACCGGCACTCATCGCAAAACCAACGATAAACATCAGCAGCATGGCGATAGCAAAGTATTGCGCGCCCTGGGAGTGGATACCCACGTGCAGCATTGTGCCAAGAATGCCCATGCCAACTGCCATCACCATGAAGCCCAGAACCAGCGTGGGTTTACGGCCCCAACGGTCAACCAGGCCGATAGCAATAAAGGTCGCCAGAACGTTGATCAGGCCAACGATAACTGTGCCCCACATTTGCTGAGTGGTGTTGGTGAAGCCCGCAATTTCGAAGATTTTCGGTGCGTAGTACATGATGACGTTCATGCCGGTGAATTGTTGCATCACCTGAAGCAGAATGCCGAGGAACACTGCGCGACGGAAGTTGCTGTTGTCTTTAAACAGGGACCAGCCGCTTTGTTTTACTTTCAGGCTTTCACGAATTTCTTCAAGTTCACGTTTTGCTTCGGCACTGGTATCACGCAGACGCAACAGGACGCGCTCGGCATCGTGGAAACGGCGTTTAGCGGCGAACCAGCGCGGGCTATCTGGCAGGAAGAAAACGCCAACCAGAAGAATCAGGGCTGGAATAGTAATGACGCCCAGCATCCAGCGCCATGAGCCGCTGTAGCTGAAGGCTGTATCCGAAAGGTAAGCGCCGAGGATACCGATGGTAATCATCAGCTGGTACATCGAGATCATGCTACCACGGATTTTTTCTGGCGCAATTTCTGACAGGTAAAGCGGCGCAGTGTAAGAGGCCACACCCACTGCCAGGCCCAACAATACGCGGGAGATAACCAGGATCTCAGTGTTTGGCGCGAAAGCAGAACACAGAGAACCCGCAACGAATAGCACGGCACCAATCATCAGGCTGTATTTACGGCCGATACGGAAGGAGAGCCAACCGCTGCCAACCGCACCGACCGCTGCACCGAACATCATCGAACTCACAACCCATTCTTGCTGGTGTGCAGTTATCTGGAAATCTTTTGCGATAAACGGCAAGGCGCCAGCAATCACGCCAATATCAAGGCCAAAAAGTAAACCGGCCAGGGCTGCAAGAAAACAGACAAAAAAGGTCATGCTTTTGTTCGAGCGCCCTTGTTTTTTTATTTCAGGCATAGTGCTCTCCAGTTGAATAATTTGGGGGATATCTCGTGATTAAGGGTAGGTTAACGTCAGGTAAAATTATGTGATTCAACTCACGTTAGTGTAATCGGTTACACTAACGTCAAGAAGTGTATGTATAATTTTATGATGAAAAACATATCGTTAAGTGTAGAAAATAAAACCAAAAAATTGAACCCAAGACTAATCCGAAACTTTTTGTAACTAGTGCAGCAACAAGTTGTTGTCATGCAGAACAGTCTTAATTAATGCCCCATTAACGACTATGTAACCGCTTTCACTAAAGAAATGTAAAAGCTCAGGGAAGGTTTTCATGGGAGGGAAGCAGAAAAGCAAAAGGCCAGCTAAGCGCTGGCCTTTAAAGTTTGATGATGGACTGGCGGGTTTTATTTCAGGCCGGCAGCATCACGCAGCAATTCGGCTTTGTCGGTTTTTTCCCAAGGGAAATGTTCGCGACCAAAGTGACCGTATGCCGCGGTTTCTTTGTAGATTGGGTGCAGCAAATCCAGCATCTGAATCAGGCCGTATGGACGCAGGTCGAAGAACTCACGCACTAACAGGGTCAGTTGCTCGGTAGAGATTTTCTCAGTACCGAAGGTTTCAACCATGATGGAAGTTGGTTCAGCCACGCCGATTGCATAAGAAACCTGGATTTCACAGCGGTCAGCAAGACCCGCAGCAACGATGTTTTTCGCCACATAACGTGCTGCATACGCTGCAGAACGGTCAACTTTAGACGGATCTTTACCGGAGAACGCACCGCCGCCGTGACGAGCCATACCACCGTAGGTATCAACGATAATTTTACGACCGGTCAGGCCACAGTCACCCATTGGGCCACCGATAACAAAACGGCCTGTTGGGTTGATGTGATATTTGGTAGACGCATTCAACCATTCTGCTGGCAGAACGGGTTTGATGATCTCTTCCATCACCGCTTCTTGCAGCGTTTTCAACTGAACATCTTCGGAGTGCTGGGTAGACAGAACCACGGCATCAATACCGACGATTTTACCGTCGTCGTACTGGAACGTGATTTGGCTTTTTGCATCCGGACGCAGCCATGGCAGTGAGCCATTCTTACGAACTTCTGCCTGGCGTTGAACCAGACGGTGTGCGTAAGTGATTGGCGCTGGCATCAGCACGTCAGTTTCGTTGGTTGCATAACCAAACATCAGACCCTGATCGCCTGCACCTTGCTCCAGTGGATCGGTACGGTCAACGCCCTGGTTGATATCTGGGGATTGTTTGCCGATAGCACTCAGCACTGCGCAAGAGTTTGCATCAAAGCCCATATCAGAATGCACGTAGCCGATTTCACGAATCGTTTGACGAGTGATCTCTTCGATATCAACCCAGGCGCTGGTGGTGATTTCGCCACCGACCAAAACCATGCCGGTTTTAACGTAAGTCTCGCAAGCTACGCGTGCTTTTGGATCCTGCTCCAGGATCGCGTCAAGGACCGCATCAGAGATTTGGTCAGCGATTTTATCGGGATGCCCTTCTGATACAGACTCGGACGTAAAGAGGTGTTTGGCCATGTTTTATTCACCCTAAGAGAATTAGGTTAGTGCAGACTGCTGCTAATTGGTGCTCATTCCAGTGCGATGTACTGGTTATTCGAGCTTATACCACAGGTTTCATTTCAGGCAGTCTAACAGTTAATCGGTATAGATGGATTAACATCTGGACGGCTATTCTAGGTTATCCATTAATCAGATTACCAGTGATTTTTACGCTCGCAAGTTTGTGCGGATAATCTTAAGTGGCAAATTTTACTGACACCCGCAGCAAACCAAGGATTTTTGTTTTGCAATTTCCGGCTGTTGTCGGTATAAAGCGGCGCGCGCGGCTCATTCAACAAGCACACATTTTTGTGTTGCCCACTTCCAGCCGGGTTGAGCAAATTTCTTAGCTTTGGCTTGTCGCATGCTTCTGGTATGCGTGGAGGTGACTCGATTAATGAACCGTTGTAATTCGCAAACTCTGGCGGCCACTCTGGTCGTACATATACCCCTCATAAACTGCATTTCATGTATTCATTCCTGCCGATGTTATACCCATCTCGGCGCTTCTCAGGACTCTCGGGCCGGTTTTTAAACCCGCGAAATTCAGAACTTGGGCTCTCTTGTCATCGATAAGAGTATTCTCGTGGTTTCGCCGACTCGTTCTACGAAGCTCGGTTACGTGTTTTACAATGATATGAAAAAGAAACCGGTCGCACAGTTAGTCTGTCAGCGTCTTATGCTGCTTCTACGCGCTGTTAATGGGTTGTTATTGCGGGATACCCCTGCGATAGTAGTCAACTGTTTTGCACATTCGTTTAAATTTGAGGTTCGCCATGTCTGACAAAATCTCTTCTGTTTCGGGTTCGTCAGTGGGCGAGCAGGATGTACACCGCTCCATGCAGGAGGTTGCCATGAGCTCCCAGGAAGCCAGCAAAATGCTGCGTACTTACAATATTGCCTGGTGGGGCAATAACTATTACGACGTCAATGAGCTCGGTCATATCACCGTTTGCCCGGACCCGGATGTCCCGGAAGCGCGTGTTGATCTCGCTGAACTCGTAAAAGCCCGTGAAGTACAGGGGCAGCGTTTGCCTGCACTGTTCTGCTTCCCGCAGATTTTGCAGCACCGCCTGCGTTCTATTAATGCTGCGTTCAAACGTGCTCGTGAATCCTACGGCTACAAAGGCGACTATTTCCTCGTTTACCCAATCAAAGTGAACCAGCATCGCCGCGTCATTGAATCACTGATTCATTCCGGTGAACCACTGGGTCTGGAAGCAGGTTCTAAAGCGGAACTGATGGCGGTTCTGGCGCATGCAGGCATGACGCGTTCGGTCATTGTGTGTAACGGCTATAAAGACCGTGAATACATCCGCCTGGCGTTGATCGGCGAGAAGATGGGCCACAAGGTTTATCTGGTCATCGAGAAGATGTCTGAAATTCGCATTGTGCTGGAAGAAGCCGAGCGCCTGAATGTGGTACCGCGCCTCGGTGTGCGTGCGCGTCTGGCCTCGCAAGGCTCCGGCAAATGGCAGTCTTCGGGCGGCGAGAAATCCAAATTTGGTCTGGCGGCGACGCAGGTTCTGCAACTGGTTGAAATGTTGCGTGAAGCTGGTCGTATCGACAGCCTGCAATTGCTGCACTTCCACCTTGGTTCGCAAATGGCGAACATTCGCGATATCGCTACTGGCGTTCGTGAATCCTCTCGCTTCTACGTTGAACTACACAAGATGGGCGTTAACATCGAATGCTTCGATGTCGGCGGTGGTCTGGGTGTTGACTATGAAGGGACGCGTTCGCAGTCCGATTGTTCGGTCAACTATGGCCTGAACGAATACGCGAACAACATCATTTGGGCGATTGGCGACGCATGTGAAGAAAACGGCCTGCCACACCCGACGGTTATCACCGAGTCTGGCCGTGCGGTAACCGCGCACCACACCGTGCTGGTGTCTAACATCATTGGTGTTGAGCGCAACGAATACACCACGCCAACGGCTCCGGCGGCAGACGCGTCCCGTGCACTGCAAAGCATGTGGGAAACCTGGGGTGAAATGCACGAGC
Coding sequences within:
- the ruvX gene encoding Holliday junction resolvase RuvX, with the translated sequence MSSGTLLAFDFGTKSIGVAVGQRITRTARPLTAIKAQDGTPDWNVIEKILKEWQPDEVIVGLPLNMDGTEQPLTARARKFANRLHGRFGVKVALQDERLSTVEARAGLFEHGGFRALNKGSIDSASAVIILESWFDYNP
- a CDS encoding YqgE/AlgH family protein encodes the protein MNLQHHFLIAMPALQDPLFKRAVVYICEYNEDGAMGIIINKPLENLQVDGVLEKLKIAPEPRDPAIRLDKPVFIGGPLAEDRGFILHSPPDCFASSIRISDETVITTSRDVLETIGTAQQPADVIVALGYSSWEKGQLEQEILDNDWLTAPADASILFHTPISERWREAAKLIGIDIHNMPSEAGHA
- the gshB gene encoding glutathione synthase: MIKLGIVMDPIANINIKKDSSFAMLLEAQRRGYELHYMEMADLYLINGEAHARTRLVTVEQNYDKWYEFGSEQDIQLADLDVVLMRKDPPFDTEFIYATYILERAEEQGTLIVNKPQSLRDCNEKLFTAWFADLTPETLVTRNKAQLKAFWQKHGDIILKPLDGMGGASIFRVKEGDPNIGVIAETLTELGNRYCMAQNYLPAIVDGDKRVLVVDGEPVPYCLARIPQGGETRGNLAAGGRGEPRPLTESDWEIARRVGPTLKAKGLIFVGLDIIGDRLTEINVTSPTCIREIEAEFPVSITGMLFDAIETRLAK
- the rsmE gene encoding 16S rRNA (uracil(1498)-N(3))-methyltransferase — its product is MRIPRIHHPELLSVGQDVALCEDAANHVGRVLRMSAGHALQLFDGSNQVFEAEIVQADKKSVRVKVLSASLDNRESPLHLHLGQVMSRGEKMEFTIQKAVELGVNVITPLFSERCGVKLDAERLNKKLGQWQKIAIAACEQCGRNSVPEVRPAMDLEKWCTEEDDSLKLNLHPRASASINTLPQPVERVRLLIGPEGGLTADEIAMTARHQFTDILLGPRVLRTETTALTAITALQVRFGDLG
- the endA gene encoding deoxyribonuclease I, whose amino-acid sequence is MSRKISLAVAVVAAFCTFSAFSAGINNFSQAKAAGVKVNADVPGDFYCGCKISWEGKKGVPDLESCGYKVRKNENRATRIEWEHVVPAWQFGHQRQCWQDGGRKNCAKDPEYRKMESDMHNLQPAVGEVNADRNNFMYSQWNGGEGQYGQCAMKVDFKDKVAEPPARARGAIARTYFYMRDQYQLNLSRQQTQLFEAWNKQYPVTAWECERDDRIAKVQGNHNPYVLRACQAQNS
- a CDS encoding SprT family zinc-dependent metalloprotease → MKSPRLPIAIQQAVMRCLREKLQQANLHLGRNYPEPKLVYQQRGTAAGTAWMDSYEIRLNPVLLMENQQTFIDEVVPHELAHLLVWKHFGRVAPHGKEWKWMMETVLGVPARRTHKFEVESVRKNTFPYRCRCQLHQLTVRRHNRVVRGEAEYRCVQCGDLLKADATTSCN
- a CDS encoding sugar porter family MFS transporter; the protein is MPEIKKQGRSNKSMTFFVCFLAALAGLLFGLDIGVIAGALPFIAKDFQITAHQQEWVVSSMMFGAAVGAVGSGWLSFRIGRKYSLMIGAVLFVAGSLCSAFAPNTEILVISRVLLGLAVGVASYTAPLYLSEIAPEKIRGSMISMYQLMITIGILGAYLSDTAFSYSGSWRWMLGVITIPALILLVGVFFLPDSPRWFAAKRRFHDAERVLLRLRDTSAEAKRELEEIRESLKVKQSGWSLFKDNSNFRRAVFLGILLQVMQQFTGMNVIMYYAPKIFEIAGFTNTTQQMWGTVIVGLINVLATFIAIGLVDRWGRKPTLVLGFMVMAVGMGILGTMLHVGIHSQGAQYFAIAMLLMFIVGFAMSAGPLIWVLCSEIQPLKGRDFGITCSTATNWIANMIVGATFLTMLNTLGNANTFWVYAALNLFFIVLTLWLIPETKHVSLEHIERNLMKGRRLREIGAQN
- the metK gene encoding methionine adenosyltransferase, with the translated sequence MAKHLFTSESVSEGHPDKIADQISDAVLDAILEQDPKARVACETYVKTGMVLVGGEITTSAWVDIEEITRQTIREIGYVHSDMGFDANSCAVLSAIGKQSPDINQGVDRTDPLEQGAGDQGLMFGYATNETDVLMPAPITYAHRLVQRQAEVRKNGSLPWLRPDAKSQITFQYDDGKIVGIDAVVLSTQHSEDVQLKTLQEAVMEEIIKPVLPAEWLNASTKYHINPTGRFVIGGPMGDCGLTGRKIIVDTYGGMARHGGGAFSGKDPSKVDRSAAYAARYVAKNIVAAGLADRCEIQVSYAIGVAEPTSIMVETFGTEKISTEQLTLLVREFFDLRPYGLIQMLDLLHPIYKETAAYGHFGREHFPWEKTDKAELLRDAAGLK
- the yqgB gene encoding acid stress response protein YqgB yields the protein MKKKPVAQLVCQRLMLLLRAVNGLLLRDTPAIVVNCFAHSFKFEVRHV
- the speA gene encoding biosynthetic arginine decarboxylase — encoded protein: MSDKISSVSGSSVGEQDVHRSMQEVAMSSQEASKMLRTYNIAWWGNNYYDVNELGHITVCPDPDVPEARVDLAELVKAREVQGQRLPALFCFPQILQHRLRSINAAFKRARESYGYKGDYFLVYPIKVNQHRRVIESLIHSGEPLGLEAGSKAELMAVLAHAGMTRSVIVCNGYKDREYIRLALIGEKMGHKVYLVIEKMSEIRIVLEEAERLNVVPRLGVRARLASQGSGKWQSSGGEKSKFGLAATQVLQLVEMLREAGRIDSLQLLHFHLGSQMANIRDIATGVRESSRFYVELHKMGVNIECFDVGGGLGVDYEGTRSQSDCSVNYGLNEYANNIIWAIGDACEENGLPHPTVITESGRAVTAHHTVLVSNIIGVERNEYTTPTAPAADASRALQSMWETWGEMHEPNNRRSLREWLHDSQNDLHDIHTGYSAGSFSLQERAWAEQLYLSMCHEIQRLLDPSNRAHRPIIDELQERMADKIYVNFSLFQSMPDAWGIDQLFPVLPLEGLNQIPERRAVLLDITCDSDGAIDHYIDGDGIATTMPMPEYDAENPPLLGFFMVGAYQEILGNMHNLFGDTEAVDVFVFPDGSVEVELSDEGDTVADMLEYVQLDPKTLLKHFRDQVKQTDLDAGLQQQFLEEFEAGLYGYTYLEDE